The archaeon genome includes the window ACCTCAACAGCGAAGTCGGCAAGGCCCTAATCGCGTGCGACGACAACGGCCCCACTGTGATGATGGTCACCAACGTCGTGGTCGACCCGGCAGCAGGGCTGGTCGCGACCGGGCGCCTCTTTTCGGGAATCGTATCGAACGGGGACACCGTGTACCTCCTCAACTCGAAGCGCGAAGGCAAGATCCAGTCCGTCCAGTTATTCATGGGATTCCAGCGCGAGATCGTGGACTCCCTGCCTGCAGGGAACATCCCGGCATTGCTCGGCCTCGACATCAGGTCGGGCGAGACTATAGCGAACCAGAAAGGCGTCGCGACCTTCGAGTCGATCCACTACGTGAGCGAGCCGGTTGTCACCGTGGCCGTGGAGGCGAAGTACCCGCGCGACCTCCCCAAGCTCGTCGAGGTGATGCGCAGGCTCAACATCGAGGACCCGAACCTCGTGGTCACGATCAACCAGGAGTCGGGCGAGACCCTGATGTCTGGGATGGGAGTCTTGCACCTCGAGATAGCGACGACCATGATCCAGCAGGCCGGCCTCGAGATAATCACCTCTCCCCCGATCATCAACTACAGGGAGACGATCAGGTCCCGCGCGGGCCCGATCATGTCTCGCTCTCCCAACAGGCACAACAAGATCTTCGTGGAGGTGGAGCCCCTCGAGCCGCAGGTGATCGAATTGATCAGGAACGGGTCGATCAGCGAGAACGTCGAGAAGAAGACAGTAATCAAGGTCCTGAGAGACCAAGGATGGGACCCCGACCAGGCCCGGAACTTCCAGGCGGTGGACGAGCGAGGTAACCTCATGACCGAGGTGACCAAGGGTGTGCAGTTCCTCCAGGAGTCGATGGACTCGATCAGGGCGGGCTTCGATGACATCATGAAGAACGGGCCGCTTGCATACGAGTTCACAAGGGGGGTCAAGGTCGTCCTGACCAACTTCGTCCCCCACGAGGACGCTGCCCACCGCACGTACGCGCAGCTGATGCCCGCCTCCAGGCGTGCGATCCTGGGCAGCATGCTCTCTGCCAACCCCACCCTGCTCGAGCCGATCCTCGGCATCGAGGTCAAGGGGCCCTCCGACCTGATCGGGGCTGTCACCGGCGTGATCAGCTCGAAGAGAGGGAAGCTCGTCAAGATAGACCAGAGGGAGGTAATGACAGTCGTGGAAGGCGAGATCCCGGCCTCCGAGACCTTCGACCTCAGCGAGAAGATGCGCGGTGCGACCGCAGGAAAGGCGGTCTGGAACACCCACTTCAAGACGTGGCAGGCGGTGCCCCAGAACATGCTGTGGGGCTTGGTCACGGAGATCAGGAAGCGCAAGGGGCTCCCTCCGGACCCGCCGAAGGCCGAAGAGTTCATCGACAGGGAGTAGGCCTCCTCCTTGCTCTAGGAGCGAGCGTTGTCCAAGCCTGCGGGGCCCTCAGCCGGAGAGGAAGATGTAGAGTACAAGCGAAACGTCAGGACCATGTCTCTCGTGCTCGCGGCGATCGTGCTGACGATCTTCGCCGCCTTGTTCATCCCTCCCTACCTGAACCCCCAGGATACCGCCCAATCAAGGACTTCCTCGGTCGACTCCCCACTTGGGTTTGAGATGACACTTGCCATCAACTCGACGACTGTCTCCAGGACAGGCGGAGTGACCATCACGGCTTGGATCAACAGCACATCCAACCAGATCCTGAACCTGACGGTTGCGAACACATGGCAGGGGTTTGAAGGACAGCTCGTAAGGCCCACCTGCGCTCAGGGATGGCCCTTTGGCATCGGCGTGATGCGCGGTCACTACACCCTGGAGGACTTCAAAAAGGAGTCGCTGCTCCCCTTTCGAACGCCCAGCCAAACATGCTTTGCATGGGTCGTGCCTGAGTACTTCCTGATCTCCCCCCATGGCTCGCGTGCCATAGCGGTCGGAGCGAACTCAAGCCAGACATGGGGCCTCCAGACGAGCAACCCTTTCTCGCCTGGGTCCGCCGACCAGCCGAGCTTCGTGCCGGGCACCTACACTGTGGTAGCTGAAGACGAATGGGGAGACGTGACCTTCGTCTACTTCACAGTCAGCTGACGGCTGCGACTTTACAAGCGAGCGCCGCTCCTGCGCCCCTGTGAAGGTGCCGCCGGAGCTGGTCCACAGGCTCTTCTACCCTCAGGTCCCTGTGGTCTTCGCAGCCTCCCACCAGGGGAGGGTCTCGGGAATGGCCGTCGTCTCGTACCTAGCCGCAGCCTCAAAGCCCCCCACCGTCATGGTCTCCTGTGCGGAGCGAAGTTACACTCTGCGCCTCGCTTTGAAGTCCCATGCGTTTTCTCTTTCCGTCCTGGACCGGAGTCACCGGGAGTCGGTCGAGGCGCTGGCGGCCCACAGCGGCTCCAAGGTCCGGGACAAGCTCGCTTCCGCGGGGCTCGGGCACTCGCCCGGGAGGAAAGTGAAAGCGCCTGTCATCAAGGAGGCAGCTGCGACCCTCGAGTGCAAGGTTGTCGACTCGATCAATATTGGAGATCATGCGGTGGTGGTTGGGCGGATTGTCTCTTCGAACGCGGGGAATGCCTTCGCCTCTAGTTGGGATTACACGAAGTACAGCCCTCTCTTGTACGCTGGCTGGATGAGTGGCTTGACCTCCTACGACGGACCTTTCTGATCTCTCTGAGAAACGAACTTGGTCGAGAGGCTGCCCGTGTCGTTGTACCTCGCCAAGTTGAGGATCAGGGGCGTGACCCTCTCGACCGTCTGCGCCTCAGAGAGCGGGCCCGCGTAGAGTGGCCTGAGGCCTGGTATGCTTCTGACCAGCTGGGCGGCAGCCTGGAAGGTCTCCATCGAGTCCGCTGCAATGAGAACGTCGAGTTCGGCGGCCCGGGCGCTCTTGAAGAATCCCGCTGTCACGTTGTTGAACGCAGTCGCTACTTTGCTCCTTGGGAGCCTCTTGGCAAGGGCTTCCGCTGCCGAGCCTGACTTGAGTCCATAGACGAGCCTGTCACCTTCCAGCTTGATTGGGTTGACGATCGAGATGACGAGCTTCCCCGAAAGCGGCCCTGCCAGGTGGTCCACGGAGTCGATGGCAGAGAAAGGAATCGCGATTATGGCCACGTCGGCCTCCTTGGCGGCTGTGGTGTAGTCAGTCCCCCTGGCTCCCTTGATTCCTGCCGCTGCTGCGTTGGCCTTCGCAGGGTCCCTCGACCCGATCAGGACCTCATGGCTCTTCGCCAGCTGTGTCCCCAAGCCGATGCCCATCTTACCGGTCCCCCCGATTATCGCGACCTTCACTCTTCCAGCTTCGTCTGGTCGCGAATCGACGCAGGGCTCTTTGTAAACTTCGCGTCAAGGGCCTCCTTGATCTTCTCCGCCCTCTTCCATCCTATGCCCTGCGTCATCGCGAGCTCGCCCGGCGTCAGGCTCATTATCTTCCTGGGCGTCCCGTACTTAGAGAGTAGCCTCTCCGCCAGCCTCCTCCCAACTCCTGGAAGCGAGGACACGAGATAGACCTGCTGCATGTGGAGGCTCTTGCCCTTTGGTGAGAGCTCCGGCGGCATCGTCGCGAGCGGCTTGGCCCTCGCATGCACCAGCAGCTCGGAGATGGCGGCAGCCGTCTCCTTTGGGTTGGCGGTGTACAGAAGCCTGAGCCCGTAGGCGAGGGTGACGTTTGCAATGGCGCCATAGAACGACTTCACGTTCTTGACCAGGCCCTCGACCTCCGTGGAGTCGCCTTCGACGAGGAGGAAGGGCTTCGCGTAGGCCGCCGAGATCCTGGCCGCCTGGGAGAAGATCCGCGAGTCGTAGACCGAGGAGACCAGGTCCCTCACCGACTTTCGCTCCACGGCGATCTCAGGGTTGAGCACGTAATCGGCGACTGGGAGCTGGCTGAAGTAGACCCTTACGTTCAGCTTCGACAGCTCTTCAGGGACGCCGCTCGCCTTCTCCCTCTCGTCCGCCACGACCCTCGCCGGTATCATGCGAGCTCGGCAGGCAGGACAAAATAAAAGGAGTAGGCGGTCAGGATGAAGAGCACCACCGCGGCCAGGGCGACGAACCTGTCCCTCCAGCTCGTCCTGTACTCGACCAGGGAGGTGGGCCTCGCGACGGCCCCGTAGCCCCTTGACTCCATCGCCTCGGCCAGCTCTCCGCTCCTGATCACAGAGTTGACCACGAGGGGGATGAGAATCGGGACCATGTTCCTCGCCCGCCTCAGGATGTTCCCCTTCTCCAGCTCGAGTCCCCTGGACTTCTGCGCGTCCATGATCTGAAGGGTGTCGAGCATCATGACCGGGATGAACCTGACGGCAGTCACGAAGGCGAAGACAACGTCCCTGGGGAGCCTGAACGTCTTCATCACCTGCTCGAGCTCGTCTGGCGATGTCGTGAGGAAGAAGAGGCTCGTCGAGGCAACGATGGCCACGAACCTCAGTGCATAGAGCTCTGAGGTCGCAAAGTTCCTCGAGACGAAGAGGTTGATGAGGAAGATGAAGGCCGAAAAGGTCGCGGTGAGGGCCATCGTCCTCGCAATCCTCCTGAGGATCGACGCGACCACCGAGAGAGCGACCATGAACAGGATCACGAGGCCCAGCTCGTAGAGGTACTTCGCGAGCAGGGTCGTAGTAAAGAGCAGGGCCGAGATGAGCAGCTTCACCCGGGGGTCGAGGCGGTGGTAGACCGAGGTCCCCCTCCTGAACACGAACCCCCCGCTGAGCCACATCATCCTAGCGTCGACCTCCCTCCCATCTTCGAACGTCCAGGGGGTCCACGAAGGGAATTCCCGGCCCGCCCGCGAGTTCCTCGAAGAGCGCAACGAGCTGCGGCTGGACGACCCGGGCTGAATCCAACAGCTCCTTCTGGAGCATCACGGCCTTCGCGGGTCCGTCGGCTACGACCCTCCCTCTCTTCATTACTACGACCCTCGGCTGCATCGGCCAGAGGAACTCGATGTCGTGCGAGACCACGATCACGGTCTTCCCCGCCGAACTGAGCATTCGTATCGTGCCGGCGAGCTTCTCCTTCTGAATCGCGTCCTGTCCGACAGTTGGCTCGTCCAGGATCACGACCTCCGGGTCCCAAGCAAGGATGCAGGCGAGGGTCAGCCGCTTCTTCTCCCCGCCGCTGAGCACAAGGGGAGACACGTTCCTGTACTGCTCGAGACCGAAGAGGCCGAGCCCGCGAGTAATCCTCTTTTCGACCGACCCCTGCGGGAAACCGAAGTTCTGGAGGGCGAAGGCCATCTCCTTCTCTACCGTCTCTGAGAAGAGCTGGTGGTCCGGATTCTGGAAGGCGACCCCGACTTTCCTTGAGAGCTGAGCCGTGCTCTGCTCCCGCGTGTCCCTCCCGTCGACCAGGACCGAGCCTTCTGTCGGCTTCAGGAGACCGGTCACGTGCTTGACCAAGGTGGTCTTGCCTGCCCCGTTCTCCCCCACGATGGCGACGGTCTCGCCCGGGCTTACTGCCAGGCTCACCGAGTCCAGGGCCTTCACCCCGTTCTGATGTATGAACGTCACCCCTCTGAACTCGATCACTTCCGCGCACTCTCCAACGCCCGAGCGAGCTCACGGGCGCCCAGTGGCCTTTCCCCCAGCTGGACGCCGTCGGCCCTCAGCATCCTCTGCACCTCGACGAGAGCGGGGACGGACACCCCGTACTTCTCCGACTCCCCGCCCAAGAGGACTTCGCCCGGGCTCCCTTCCATGACCTTGGCCCCCTCGCTCATCACGACCACCCTGTCTGCGACCCCGACCAGGAGTTCGAGCCTGTGCTCCACGACAAGGAAAGAAGTCCCCACCTCCCTCCTCAGGCTCGCAACGAGCCCCACGAGCTCACCTGCCGTCTTTGGGTCGAGCAGCGACGTCGGCTCGTCGAGGATCACGAGCCTCGGCCTCATGGCGAGGACCCCGGCCAGCGCCACCCTCTGCTTCTGCCCGTCGGAGAGCTCGTAGGGGGCCCTCTGAGCGATGTCCTCTATCCCCAGGAGACCCAGCGCCTCGTCAACCCGCTCTCTCATCTCCGGCCTGCCTACGCCGAGGTTCTCGAGCCCGAAGGCCACGTCCCTCTCGACCGTGAACATGAATATCTGGTTCTCAGGGTTCTGAAAGAGGAAACCGACCGTCTGCGCCAGGTCCTTCATCGAGGCGTCGCGGACCGGGGTCCCCCCGACCCTCACGTCTCCCTTGTACTCCCCCGAGTACATGTGGGGTATCAGGCCGTTGACCGCCCTGAGCAGCGTCGACTTGCCGCAGCCCGAGGGGCCAGCGAGGACGACGATCTCCCCCTCCCGGACCTTGAGGTCGAACCCCGCGACAGCAGCTCTCGGCGCGTCGGCGTACCTGAAGCTCAGACCTTCTATCTCGAGCAATTCCCCCAAGGTGATCTCCCCAACTGCGGCCAGGGCTCAGCCCGGGCGAACGGATGGATACCTTGACTCGACGGCCCTCAGGACGCTGAAGGCGACGGGGACCGTGTAGAGGACGACCGTGAAGTTGAAGATGCCGATGAAAACGAGGAGGCCTGGAACTAGACTCGGGTCCACAGAAAACCCCACTGGGTACGGCTGAGGAAGGGCTGCCCAGTTCACCGCCGTCATCACTCCCGTCCTCAACACGGCTCCGGCGGCAGTCGCGAGCACGACGAGGACCGGCGTCCCCCACCTGGCCCGCTTCGCAAGCCTTACCGCTGCAAGAACGCCCAAGAACATCGAGACTTGGGCAACCAGGTTGTAGATCGGCCCGGTCGGGAGCGCCCCCGGGTTGAGGGCCTCGAGGCCTATCGCGTTCAGGCTCGCTACGCTGACCCCTCCAAGGAAGCCGAGCATCAGCATCGCAGTCAGGACAGGGATCTCCCATACGCCGTACAGTAGGAAGGGCTCGTATGGGGCAGGGACAGTAACCCCGTTCAGGACCACGGCTATAGCCGCGAAGAGGGCGATCAGGGCTAGCTTCTGCGACCCTCGGAGAGTCATCGGAGCCTCGGTGGGAGGTACGTTTATAATATTTTGGTAGCTACAAGCCCAGTTGTTGAATGCCCGCCAGAACTCCGCCGACCTCCCGACACTCGCGGAGTTGGCAAAGCTCGGCGCAGCCCGAGGCGGGGTGGTCGTCTCCTCTGCGGCCCTCGGCAAGGCCATGGGCGTCACGCAGCAGGCAGCGTCAAGGCGCCTCGTCATCCTGGAGGGGTCGGGTCTCATAGTCCGCTCCCACGCTGGGAGGGGACTCAGGGTCGCCCTTACTCCTGCGGGGAGGAGAAAGGTCCTGGAGTTCTATTCCGGGCTCAGGGCCGCCTTCGAAGAGGAAGAGAAGCTCGACTTCACGGGAAAGGTCTTCAGAGGCCTCGGCGAAGGCGGATACTACGTCTCCTTGAAGGGCTACGCCCTGCCCTTCCGAAGAGCTCTCGGTTTCATCCCGTTCCCCGGCACGCTCAACCTCCGTCTAGAAGAAGCGGAACAAATCGCGCAGCGCGCGCGGCTCCCGTTCATGGAAGGGGTGGAGGTCCGTGGCTTCAAGGACGGACGGAGGACCTTCGGGCCAGTCAAGTGCTTCCGGGCGGTCATCGAGGGAAAACATGCCGGCGCGGTCCTTGCCATCGAGCGGACTCACTACGACGACACTGTTCTCGAGGTGATCTCGCCCCTCGACCTCAGGAGGACCCTCGGCTTGAAGGACGGCGACCCGGTGCACGTCTCCGCCCTTCTCCGGTGAGCCCTGCTCCGTCCATCGCAAACTCGACCAGGTCCCCATCCTTGACCCCCAACTTTCCCCTAAGGTAGACGGGCGAGACCAGCTCCGCGACCGTCGCGTTGTAGTGAGTTATCTCGATCCGCAGGAAGGCAGCCCTCTCCCCCAGGAGCGACCCCTCGAAGCACTCCAGGCCGCTGAAGCTCTCCCCCTCGAACGTGAACGGCCTGATCACAACTCCCCCCCTGGCCTCGTTCAGGGCTCTAGAGGACTCGGGACTCTCGAGCTTGACGTTCAGGGTCCCCGGGTAGGGCCTGTATCCAAGGGCCTCCTTGAACCTCTTCTGGTACTCTGGGTGGCCCACGTAGTACCTGCCTTTCCCAATCCCGCTGAAGACCCTGCCCACCACCAGAGCGCCCATCGGGGCGGCGCCCCAGAGCTCCCCCATAAAACCCTCCGATGGGCTTATGTAGAATCGGGGGAGATTGTGACTGATCATGCCCGAACAGGAGATACTCGTGCTGGTGGACGAGAACGACAACGAAATCGGGACCGACACGAGAGAGAACTGCCACAGCGGCTCGGGACGACGGCATAGGGCATACACGGTCCTCCTCTTCCACAGAAGCAAGCTCCTGCTCCAGCAGCGCAGTTCGAAGAAGCTCCTGTGGCCCGGAGCCTGGGACGTCTCCTACACCAGTCACGTCTATCCGGGGGAATCCTACCAGCAGGCCTCCGCAAGGAAGGCGCTCCAGGAGCTTGACGCGAAGGTGGGGGCCCTCGAGGACGTCCACTCCTTCGTCTACTTCGCCCCGCAAGGGAAGAACGCCGAGAACGAGTTCTGCAGGGTCATGGTGGGCGAGTTCGACGGCGGGGTCAGTCCGAACCCGGACGAGATCTCGGCGATAAGGTGGGCCTCCCCGAAGGAGGTCGCAGCCGAAGTCGGGTCGAACCCAAATTCCTTCACGCCCTGGTTCAGGCTCTCGTGGGAAGGTTTCTCGAGGAGTCCCCAGTCGGCAAAGTACGGCCTCTAGCTACTCGATTTCCCTGGCCTCTTCGGACAGAAGACCCGAGACCGCTCCCAACGCCGCAGCCACCGCCTCCTCCTCCCCTACGCTCGTGGCGAAAGACGCGGCAGTGGCGTGCCCGCCCCCATGCCCCCCGATCTTCTTCGTAGCCGCCTCCGCGACCTGAGTTCCGAGCTGGACCCCGGCCCTGTCGAGGAACCTCTGCGTGGACCTCATGCTCACCCTGGTCTCTCCCTCGGCCTCTCCACCGACTATGGCGACGTCCGCCCCGAGGTACACCAACCCCCTCGCGACGTGCGCCTGGAACGAGCCCACGAGGCTCGTCGCAGCGACCCATGGGCCCAGCTTGTAGATCCTGAGCCTCTTGGCGCCTTTGAGCTTGGCAAGGACTTCGCCGTAGTCCGGCTCGCTCCGCAGTTCCCTCCGCGCGTCCCCGATGTCTGCCCCAGCGTCGATGAGCTTGACCACCGTCCTCAGGGCCCCGGGGCCCGCGATGGCAAGATGGGACGAGTCGAACATCACCGCCTCCAGGAGCGCCTGAGCGGTCAGCCTGTCAACTTTGACCCCCAATTCCTCAAAGATCGAGTAGACCACCTCAGCGGCGGAGGTCGCCGACTCGTCCACGACCACATGGTCGTAGGCCTCCCTGTCCCTAAGTGGGTGGTGGTCGACCAGTACCTTCAGCCCCTTGCTCGCCTTCATCTTCTCGAGCCACCCCTTTAGGAGCTCCGTGTCTCCAACGTCGACCGCGACGTAGAGGTCGTAGTCCTCGCCTCCCTCCTCCACGACCCTGTGCTCGAACTTCCTGCTCAGCTTTGTCGTCAGGGTCGTCATCCCTTCGGGAGTCACGATGTCCACATCGCAGCCAGGCGAGATGCTCCTCAGCAGAGCAGATAGCGCGAAAGCTGAGAGGTATGCGTCTGCGTCGGCGTTCCTGTGACAGAGGACTGCGGCCCTCCTGATCGTCTTGGGGTCCACATACGGGAACTGGCCGGACGCTCCGGCTCTCATGACCCAGGTCCTAGGCGTCGCCTGGGGGCTGTGCCTGCGAAGGCCTCACCTTCACAGCCTCGTCAATCTTGGACTGGAGGTCCTTAAGGCTCTCCCTGAAGCGCGTCTCCTGCTTCGCCAGTACCATCTTCCTCGTGTTCGCGAGCTCCTTCTTCTCCGTGAGCTCTTTCACTACCGAGTCCTTCTGGACCTTCACGAGCAGGTTCCCAGCAAACTTGTAAATCGCCTCCGAGTCGACCGCCTTCCCCAGTTCCTCGAGCGCCTTCTCCGTCTCGCCGAGCTCCAGCTCCACCTGTTGCTTCTGGACCATGACCGCCTGGAGGTTCTGCTGGGTCTGGTCGTATCGCGCCAGCTGCTCTCTGAGAAGTGGGGGAAGCTCAGGCTGACTCAATTTTCTGGCCGACGACCCTCTTGGCTACTTAAATCCTTTCGGCGTTTCAATTACGGCCCGGAGCTTTTCGAG containing:
- a CDS encoding elongation factor EF-2; amino-acid sequence: MPKFKTTAEALKIVHNKEQIRNLGIIAHVDHGKTTTSDSLLAACGMLSPSVAGQALALDYMELEQQRQMTIKAANVTLYYEQEGKAYVINLIDTPGHIDFTGKVTRSLRAVDGAIVVIDAVEGIMTQTDTVLRQALEERVRPVVYINKIDRLIKELRLSPEKMQEWLFNIIKEFNRLIETYAEPEYKQKWKVSIQDGQVAFGSSKDRWGINSDIAKAAGMGFKDIINAYSEMSPETLGKKLPLHEALLGMVVKHHPPPHVAQAYRIPKIWAQGDLNSEVGKALIACDDNGPTVMMVTNVVVDPAAGLVATGRLFSGIVSNGDTVYLLNSKREGKIQSVQLFMGFQREIVDSLPAGNIPALLGLDIRSGETIANQKGVATFESIHYVSEPVVTVAVEAKYPRDLPKLVEVMRRLNIEDPNLVVTINQESGETLMSGMGVLHLEIATTMIQQAGLEIITSPPIINYRETIRSRAGPIMSRSPNRHNKIFVEVEPLEPQVIELIRNGSISENVEKKTVIKVLRDQGWDPDQARNFQAVDERGNLMTEVTKGVQFLQESMDSIRAGFDDIMKNGPLAYEFTRGVKVVLTNFVPHEDAAHRTYAQLMPASRRAILGSMLSANPTLLEPILGIEVKGPSDLIGAVTGVISSKRGKLVKIDQREVMTVVEGEIPASETFDLSEKMRGATAGKAVWNTHFKTWQAVPQNMLWGLVTEIRKRKGLPPDPPKAEEFIDRE
- a CDS encoding flavin reductase family protein, whose amino-acid sequence is MKVPPELVHRLFYPQVPVVFAASHQGRVSGMAVVSYLAAASKPPTVMVSCAERSYTLRLALKSHAFSLSVLDRSHRESVEALAAHSGSKVRDKLASAGLGHSPGRKVKAPVIKEAAATLECKVVDSINIGDHAVVVGRIVSSNAGNAFASSWDYTKYSPLLYAGWMSGLTSYDGPF
- the npdG gene encoding NADPH-dependent F420 reductase, producing the protein MKVAIIGGTGKMGIGLGTQLAKSHEVLIGSRDPAKANAAAAGIKGARGTDYTTAAKEADVAIIAIPFSAIDSVDHLAGPLSGKLVISIVNPIKLEGDRLVYGLKSGSAAEALAKRLPRSKVATAFNNVTAGFFKSARAAELDVLIAADSMETFQAAAQLVRSIPGLRPLYAGPLSEAQTVERVTPLILNLARYNDTGSLSTKFVSQRDQKGPS
- a CDS encoding heavy metal resistance protein CzcA → MIPARVVADEREKASGVPEELSKLNVRVYFSQLPVADYVLNPEIAVERKSVRDLVSSVYDSRIFSQAARISAAYAKPFLLVEGDSTEVEGLVKNVKSFYGAIANVTLAYGLRLLYTANPKETAAAISELLVHARAKPLATMPPELSPKGKSLHMQQVYLVSSLPGVGRRLAERLLSKYGTPRKIMSLTPGELAMTQGIGWKRAEKIKEALDAKFTKSPASIRDQTKLEE
- a CDS encoding energy-coupling factor transporter transmembrane protein EcfT, translated to MMWLSGGFVFRRGTSVYHRLDPRVKLLISALLFTTTLLAKYLYELGLVILFMVALSVVASILRRIARTMALTATFSAFIFLINLFVSRNFATSELYALRFVAIVASTSLFFLTTSPDELEQVMKTFRLPRDVVFAFVTAVRFIPVMMLDTLQIMDAQKSRGLELEKGNILRRARNMVPILIPLVVNSVIRSGELAEAMESRGYGAVARPTSLVEYRTSWRDRFVALAAVVLFILTAYSFYFVLPAELA
- a CDS encoding ABC transporter ATP-binding protein encodes the protein MIEFRGVTFIHQNGVKALDSVSLAVSPGETVAIVGENGAGKTTLVKHVTGLLKPTEGSVLVDGRDTREQSTAQLSRKVGVAFQNPDHQLFSETVEKEMAFALQNFGFPQGSVEKRITRGLGLFGLEQYRNVSPLVLSGGEKKRLTLACILAWDPEVVILDEPTVGQDAIQKEKLAGTIRMLSSAGKTVIVVSHDIEFLWPMQPRVVVMKRGRVVADGPAKAVMLQKELLDSARVVQPQLVALFEELAGGPGIPFVDPLDVRRWEGGRR
- a CDS encoding ABC transporter ATP-binding protein; the encoded protein is MLEIEGLSFRYADAPRAAVAGFDLKVREGEIVVLAGPSGCGKSTLLRAVNGLIPHMYSGEYKGDVRVGGTPVRDASMKDLAQTVGFLFQNPENQIFMFTVERDVAFGLENLGVGRPEMRERVDEALGLLGIEDIAQRAPYELSDGQKQRVALAGVLAMRPRLVILDEPTSLLDPKTAGELVGLVASLRREVGTSFLVVEHRLELLVGVADRVVVMSEGAKVMEGSPGEVLLGGESEKYGVSVPALVEVQRMLRADGVQLGERPLGARELARALESARK
- a CDS encoding DUF120 domain-containing protein, which produces MNARQNSADLPTLAELAKLGAARGGVVVSSAALGKAMGVTQQAASRRLVILEGSGLIVRSHAGRGLRVALTPAGRRKVLEFYSGLRAAFEEEEKLDFTGKVFRGLGEGGYYVSLKGYALPFRRALGFIPFPGTLNLRLEEAEQIAQRARLPFMEGVEVRGFKDGRRTFGPVKCFRAVIEGKHAGAVLAIERTHYDDTVLEVISPLDLRRTLGLKDGDPVHVSALLR
- a CDS encoding CTP-dependent riboflavin kinase; the protein is MGALVVGRVFSGIGKGRYYVGHPEYQKRFKEALGYRPYPGTLNVKLESPESSRALNEARGGVVIRPFTFEGESFSGLECFEGSLLGERAAFLRIEITHYNATVAELVSPVYLRGKLGVKDGDLVEFAMDGAGLTGEGRRRAPGRRPSSRGSS
- a CDS encoding NUDIX domain-containing protein, translating into MPEQEILVLVDENDNEIGTDTRENCHSGSGRRHRAYTVLLFHRSKLLLQQRSSKKLLWPGAWDVSYTSHVYPGESYQQASARKALQELDAKVGALEDVHSFVYFAPQGKNAENEFCRVMVGEFDGGVSPNPDEISAIRWASPKEVAAEVGSNPNSFTPWFRLSWEGFSRSPQSAKYGL
- a CDS encoding DHH family phosphoesterase, which codes for MRAGASGQFPYVDPKTIRRAAVLCHRNADADAYLSAFALSALLRSISPGCDVDIVTPEGMTTLTTKLSRKFEHRVVEEGGEDYDLYVAVDVGDTELLKGWLEKMKASKGLKVLVDHHPLRDREAYDHVVVDESATSAAEVVYSIFEELGVKVDRLTAQALLEAVMFDSSHLAIAGPGALRTVVKLIDAGADIGDARRELRSEPDYGEVLAKLKGAKRLRIYKLGPWVAATSLVGSFQAHVARGLVYLGADVAIVGGEAEGETRVSMRSTQRFLDRAGVQLGTQVAEAATKKIGGHGGGHATAASFATSVGEEEAVAAALGAVSGLLSEEAREIE
- a CDS encoding prefoldin subunit beta codes for the protein MSQPELPPLLREQLARYDQTQQNLQAVMVQKQQVELELGETEKALEELGKAVDSEAIYKFAGNLLVKVQKDSVVKELTEKKELANTRKMVLAKQETRFRESLKDLQSKIDEAVKVRPSQAQPPGDA